Sequence from the Nitrososphaerales archaeon genome:
TACCTCCACTTGTAACTATCTTTCCATCCTTTACAGCTGTTCCCGCATGGAACACCTTGACAGTATTTGTAATTATCTTATCAAGGCCTGTTATCACTTGACCTTTTTCATAGCTATTTGGGTAACCTCTTGATGCCATTACAACACAAACCGCAGCAAGCTTACTCCATTTCATATATTCAAGTTCATTCAGCTTGCTATTCACACAATGTTCCATGTACTGGTACAGATCGGATTCCATGCGCATCATTATGGGCTGGCATTCAGGATCACCCATTCTAACATTAAACTCAAGAACATATGGTTCGCCATCTATTATCATTAAACCAGCGTAAAGAAATCCTTTGAACGGACTGCCTTCATTATTCATACCATCTACAGTTTTCTGTATGACATATCTCATAATCTTGTCATGCAACTTTTCATCTATAAGCGGAGTTGGAGAGTATGCTCCCATACCTCCCGTATTGGGACCTTTATCGCCATCGTAAATTCTCTTGTGATCTTGACTTGAAGCCATCGGAATGATCGTCTTTCCATCCGTCATAACTATGAAGGAGACTTCCTCACCATCAAGTCTCTCCTCTACTATAACACGATTACCGGCATTGCCAAACTCCTTCTTAACCATAATTCTATCCAAAGCGTCTATGGCTTCTTCTTTTGAAGTACACACTATTACACCCTTTCCAGCAGCAATTCCGTCAGCCTTGATCACTAGTTGTTTATCACTTCCATACACATAGTCTTTTGCTCTTTCAACATCATCAAAGACTCTAAAGTTCGCAGTCTTTATCGCATGTTTCTTCATGAAGTTTTTAGCCCATACTTTGCTTGTTTCGAGCATAGAGGCTTCCTTGCTAGGACCGAAGATGGACAGTCCATTATCCTCAAACACATTCACAATACCCCTAGATAGTGGTGCTTCAGGTCCTACAACTGTGAAACATTTGTTCCTCTTCGCGAATTCTACAAGTTTAT
This genomic interval carries:
- the purD gene encoding phosphoribosylamine--glycine ligase, which translates into the protein MSNVLIVGSGGREHALGWKLSQSPNVNETFFAPGNGGTYENISVGVEEIDKLVEFAKRNKCFTVVGPEAPLSRGIVNVFEDNGLSIFGPSKEASMLETSKVWAKNFMKKHAIKTANFRVFDDVERAKDYVYGSDKQLVIKADGIAAGKGVIVCTSKEEAIDALDRIMVKKEFGNAGNRVIVEERLDGEEVSFIVMTDGKTIIPMASSQDHKRIYDGDKGPNTGGMGAYSPTPLIDEKLHDKIMRYVIQKTVDGMNNEGSPFKGFLYAGLMIIDGEPYVLEFNVRMGDPECQPIMMRMESDLYQYMEHCVNSKLNELEYMKWSKLAAVCVVMASRGYPNSYEKGQVITGLDKIITNTVKVFHAGTAVKDGKIVTSGGRVLGVTAVGDGIENAIKNAYNAVRKISWDGAYYRTDIGKKALTYLIRNGS